Proteins from a genomic interval of Clostridium scatologenes:
- a CDS encoding DUF3794 and LysM peptidoglycan-binding domain-containing protein has protein sequence MDMELIRENIECEQLLTENFCDTVVKSEYVIPDTHPDVNQVLMLDAKPSIVSKEMMQDKILVEGEVKYTVIYLADEEEGTGIYSTNYIGKFSNYVDVPGAEHKMMCDCDSYIEHMECSIVNERKVAIEGIIKLKAEVFKNYDFKVIKDITGSQDIQMLKNPTTMDKIVGTVSGDLVAKSHIQIPMDNPQVGDVLKCDVKVHKKETKIMEEKISVSAGVLVSLLYRAKDSKDIIYIEDDVDVNKELELKDVNPMMDSYSSFKVDAMEFNVREDDLGENRIVDVEAIVKSNTKVMYKEEMDIIEDAYSPYELMNMDRKDYQVNVMHGHSDCKSIVKGAIELSNRPKVSKIIMCCGEACITDKKIVEDKVIVEGVLNVEVLYKTFDEEKYVYTVNEEIPFNYGVDIPGCKIDMQCIAKMSLENLEASIELDNIEIKALVDIYARVNYSTHKELLVDIVPVEGEIPKKNASLTIYVVQHGDTIWKIAKKYRTTIESLVELNEIEDANLVKVGDKLIIPGRAII, from the coding sequence ATGGATATGGAGCTGATTAGAGAGAATATAGAATGTGAACAGCTGTTAACAGAAAATTTTTGTGATACAGTAGTTAAATCTGAATATGTTATACCGGATACACATCCTGATGTTAATCAGGTATTAATGCTTGATGCTAAACCATCTATTGTAAGTAAAGAAATGATGCAAGACAAAATTTTGGTAGAAGGAGAAGTAAAATATACAGTAATTTACTTGGCAGATGAGGAGGAAGGTACAGGGATTTATAGCACAAATTATATAGGCAAATTTTCTAATTATGTAGACGTACCTGGAGCTGAACATAAGATGATGTGTGATTGTGATTCTTATATTGAACATATGGAATGTAGTATAGTTAATGAAAGAAAGGTTGCTATTGAAGGAATTATAAAATTAAAAGCGGAAGTATTTAAGAATTATGATTTTAAAGTCATAAAAGATATTACAGGGTCTCAAGACATACAAATGTTAAAAAACCCTACAACTATGGATAAAATAGTTGGTACAGTTTCCGGAGATTTAGTGGCAAAAAGCCATATTCAAATTCCTATGGATAATCCTCAGGTAGGAGATGTATTGAAATGTGATGTCAAGGTTCATAAAAAAGAAACTAAGATTATGGAGGAAAAAATTTCAGTTTCTGCTGGAGTATTAGTATCATTACTTTATAGAGCAAAAGATTCCAAAGATATAATATATATTGAGGATGATGTTGATGTAAATAAAGAACTGGAATTAAAGGATGTAAATCCTATGATGGACAGCTATAGCAGTTTTAAAGTAGATGCGATGGAATTTAATGTAAGAGAAGATGATTTAGGAGAAAATAGGATAGTTGATGTAGAGGCTATAGTAAAATCAAATACAAAAGTAATGTATAAAGAAGAAATGGATATAATAGAAGATGCATATTCACCTTATGAACTTATGAATATGGATAGAAAAGATTATCAAGTTAATGTTATGCATGGGCATTCTGATTGCAAGAGCATAGTAAAGGGTGCTATTGAGCTAAGTAATAGACCTAAGGTATCAAAAATAATTATGTGTTGTGGAGAAGCTTGTATTACAGATAAGAAAATAGTAGAAGATAAGGTAATTGTAGAAGGGGTCTTAAATGTAGAAGTATTATATAAAACTTTTGATGAGGAAAAGTATGTGTACACAGTTAATGAAGAAATACCATTCAATTATGGAGTAGACATACCAGGATGTAAGATTGATATGCAGTGCATAGCAAAAATGAGTCTTGAGAATTTGGAAGCTTCCATTGAATTAGATAACATAGAAATAAAAGCTTTAGTAGATATATATGCTAGGGTTAATTATTCAACACATAAAGAACTTTTAGTAGATATAGTTCCTGTAGAAGGAGAGATACCTAAGAAAAATGCAAGTCTTACTATTTATGTTGTACAACATGGTGATACTATTTGGAAAATAGCTAAAAAGTATCGTACAACAATAGAATCGTTAGTGGAACTTAACGAAATAGAAGATGCGAATTTGGTAAAAGTTGGAGATAAACTTATAATACCTGGAAGAGCTATAATATAA
- a CDS encoding Veg family protein: MERGNVLASIKKDIEGHVGDKVTLKANGGRRKVFVNSGVIEKAYPSIFVIRLESDTQRKVTYSYSDVLTKTVQLVFAV; the protein is encoded by the coding sequence GTGGAAAGAGGAAATGTATTGGCTTCAATAAAGAAAGATATTGAAGGTCATGTTGGCGATAAAGTGACTCTAAAAGCAAATGGTGGTAGAAGAAAAGTTTTTGTAAACAGTGGAGTAATTGAAAAAGCCTATCCTAGCATATTTGTGATTAGATTAGAAAGTGACACCCAGAGGAAAGTGACTTATAGTTATTCGGATGTTTTAACAAAGACAGTGCAACTCGTTTTTGCAGTATAA
- the yabG gene encoding sporulation peptidase YabG, producing the protein MKIDDIVVRKSYGKDITFKIIDVRENDGNIIYTLKGINLRIIADSPEEDLEIVPDNSQTESEEVFSRKVNMSIKNVLSNRHEIDRAYRRIRTADTSNKELTFGRPGRVLHVDGDPEYLDVCLKVYKQLKLDVVGKNIVESEQPKFIVDLVKRVKPDVVVITGHDSVSKDVSDYMNLDNYKNSKYFVKCVSELRNYEASYDDLIIFAGACQSCYEAILDAGANFASSPRRVLIHCLDPVFLCEKVAYANIGKVVSIQEALQNTITGTKGIGGLQTRGKYREGFPKSSYA; encoded by the coding sequence ATGAAAATAGATGATATAGTTGTTAGGAAATCATATGGAAAGGATATTACTTTTAAGATTATAGATGTAAGGGAGAATGATGGTAATATAATTTATACACTAAAAGGAATAAATTTAAGAATAATTGCAGACTCCCCAGAAGAAGATTTAGAAATTGTGCCTGATAATTCACAAACAGAATCAGAAGAAGTGTTTAGTAGAAAAGTAAATATGTCGATTAAGAATGTTTTATCAAATAGACACGAAATTGATAGAGCATATAGAAGAATAAGAACAGCTGATACTTCTAATAAGGAACTCACATTTGGAAGACCAGGCAGGGTATTGCATGTAGATGGAGATCCAGAATATTTGGATGTATGTCTTAAGGTGTATAAGCAGCTTAAGTTAGATGTAGTAGGTAAAAATATTGTTGAGAGTGAGCAGCCAAAGTTTATAGTTGATTTGGTAAAAAGAGTGAAGCCTGATGTAGTTGTGATTACAGGACATGATTCTGTAAGTAAGGATGTTAGTGATTATATGAATTTAGACAATTATAAAAATTCAAAGTATTTTGTTAAGTGCGTATCAGAGCTTAGAAATTACGAAGCTAGCTATGATGATTTAATTATATTTGCAGGAGCATGTCAATCATGTTATGAAGCTATATTAGACGCAGGTGCTAATTTTGCCAGTTCTCCTAGAAGAGTATTAATACATTGTTTAGATCCTGTATTTTTATGTGAAAAAGTAGCTTATGCTAATATAGGAAAGGTAGTGTCTATACAAGAAGCATTACAGAATACTATAACTGGTACTAAGGGGATAGGAGGATTGCAAACCAGAGGTAAGTATAGAGAAGGGTTTCCTAAATCGTCTTATGCATAA